The Oceanicaulis sp. nucleotide sequence AGGCGGTCGAGGACGCCGAGGACCGGGCCGTGGTGGACGCTTATGATCGTGCGGCTGCGGCGGGATTGACCGATCCGGTTCCCTCCGAGATCGTCGATCGCCTGCTCTCCGGCGCTGAAAGCAAGGTGCGGATCTGGCGCGAGCATCGCGGCCTGTCGGCGGTCGAACTCGCGCGCGCCGCCGAACTGAGCGCGCCCTACGTCTCCCAGATAGAAAGCGGCCGCCGGGAGCCGGGCATCGACGCCCTGAAGCGTCTGGCGGCCGCCTTGAAGGTGGATATCGACGATCTCGTCTGAACAAAAACGCCCCGCTCGTCCGAGCGGGGCGTTTGTGTCCGACCCTGGCCGCTGATTAGAGGCCGGACGCCTTTATCAGCGCGCGCAGGTGGGCGCGGTGGGCCTTGGCTTCACGGCTGCCGATGAGGTCGGGCAGCCAGTCCGGGCCGACCCAGCCCTTGACGTCGTTGATCGACGCCAGCGCCGCAGAGCGGGCGAAGGGCGCATACGGGCCCGACGGGCTCGCGATCGCGATCAGCTGCTGCAGATAGGCCACCTGCAGGTTCTGCCGGTAGGTGTTCGGCTCGCCGCGCACGTCGGCGGCGAACATGATCGCCGTCAGGTCCTGCATGTAGTCGGCGACCGGGTACTCCCCGCCGTAACGCGCCGCGTCACCCATACGGTTCAGGACGTTGGGGTGGACGAGGTGTGCGAGGATCGCCTGCTGCTGGGCGAAGGCCCGGGCGTGCAGGGACGGGTCCTCGTCGGTCGGGAAGTGGTCGAAGAAGCGCCGCTGGCGCTGCAGCCGGTCGGCGTAGGCCTCCTCCACGGTGAAGGCGTCGGGGCCGAACACCGCCGCTTCGAGCACGTCGAGCGCCTGCTCCTGCTTGGCGCGGGGGACCGGCACGAAGGGCGTCTGAGCGCCTTCCTGACCGACCACGGCGCGGTTGTTGTAGATGCCGCCGACATGACGGCTCGCCACGTTCGCCGCGCCGAAGCGCTGGCCGGAGAGGATGAGATAGCTCGTCAGAAGGTTCTGATAAGTCTCGCCTTCTTCGACCGCGATCTCGGGCAGGCGCGCCAGCGTGTCGTTGATCAGCGCCACCCGGCCTTCGGCCCAGGCGACAGGATCGTCGGACAGGTCGTTGATCATCACCCGCGGGTCGATGTGACGGCCGGGCGAACGCATGTCGTCGGCATCGTTGCCCAAGAACAGCTCACGCTCGGTCGATCGTGCGAGGATCGTGGGCAGAGCCGCGTCCTCAGCGGTGTAACCGTACTGGATCGCCCAGACATCGTAGGCGCCCGGAATTTCCTGGGAGTACTGCACGCTCGCGCCGGGCTCGCCGGGCAGGTTCAGCGCCGGGTAGTCCATGATCGAGTGGGTCACGGTCTGGCCCGAGGCGAGCTCTTCCAGGCTCACGCCCGAGCTTGCGCCCATGTTGTGCATCAGGCCCAGCGTGTGGCCGATCTCGTGGATGACGAGATAGTGGAGCGCCTGGCGGATCAGCTCGTCGATATCGACCTGGCTCGCGCCCTGCGCCCTGAGCGCGGCGACGCCGGCCTGGGTCTCGAACTGCAGGTGTTCGGCGAAATTGCACATCGCGCCGTGCTCATGATCGTGCGCGAACATGTGCGCCGGCTCGCCGGTCAGCTCGGCGAGCTGGTCTGCGGGCAGCCACTGGCTGAGGCCGGCCACCTCGAACAGCTCGGAATAGCGGATGCGATTCGTCAGGAAGACGTATTCGAGCATGATGTCCGCGCCGATGATCTCGCCGGTGCGCGGGTTGGTGAAGCTCGGCCCGTAGCCGCCGAAGGGCGGGGTGGGCGAAGAGGTCCAGCGCAGCACGTTGTAGCGGATGTCGCCGGCGTCCCAGTCCGCGTCGTCGGGCTGAACGCGCACTTCGATGGCGTTGGAGAAGCCCGCCGCCTCGAAGGCCTGGTTCCAGGTCAGCGCCGCCTCGCGGATGGTGTCGCGCAGTTCGAGCGGGGTGGTGTTCTCGATCCACCACACGATCGGCTCGACCGGGTCGGAGATTTCCGCCTCGGGGTCCTGCTTGACCAGCCGCCAGCGATTGATGACGTCGTCATACGGCGTCACCGAGGTGTCGGTGAGATTGGTCACGCGCTGGCCGAAATAGCCCACGCGGAAATCGTCCGCGCGCGGCTCGAAACCCTCTTCGGGCATGGCCACGAAGGAGTGCTGCAGCAGCACCGCCACGGTGCGCGGATCGGTGATCTCCGCGCCGGCCGGGCCGTTCGGCGTGCCGTCGTGATAGACGTACTCGACGACCACGTCGGTGTTTTCCGGATAGGAGCGCACGTCGGTGATACGGGTCTGGCCCGACTGCAGCCGGCCGAGCTGGAACGTGGTCCGGGCCGCCGGACCCCGCGGCGGGGTCGGCTTGATCTGGTGCAGGTCTTCGCCGCGGAGCAGGTCGCCTACGTCGATCAGATAGCGCGCCGGCGCGGCGTCCTCGCCTTCGCCCGCGGGCGTTTCCGCTTCGATGTCGAGCATGGCGAGCGGCGCGCGGGTGATGTTCGCGTCCGCGGCGCGCGAGAGCGCGTTGTCTTCATCGAAGGAGAAGTTCGTGTTTTCCGCAGCGATCTCGATCTCGCCGTAGCGCTTGGTGAAGGTCAGCACCCGGTTGGCGCGGAACTGGCCGCGGAAATGCCCGACCCGGGGCGCGCCGTTCTCGGTGTAGGTGAAATAAATCACCTCTTCGCCGAGTTGGTCTTCGCCGATCTCCATGTAGAGATCGCCGTCCTCGGGATCGCGATAGAGCGTGAACAGGCCTTCGAAGCGCTCGAAGTCCTCGGTGAAGCTCTCGATGGTGTCGTCGTCCTCGTCCGCCTCGGCGTCCTGAGCGAAGCCGGGCGCACCGGCGACCACGGCCGCGAGCAGCGCCGCGGACCAGCGGCTGCGAATAAAGCGCATGATGGAATCCCCTCCCGTTCTGTATCGAACAAACTAGGTCCGAACACCCCGGGGGGCCAAGGCGCGGAACGTTACCATTCGTTCAAATTGCAGCCCGCTGTCGCCTTTATGCACAGACCGCTGCACCCGCGCGGCTGGCGTGCGCCACGCTTTGTTCTATAAACGTTCCTGTGAGCACAGCCGAGATCGGCGAGGGGATATGAGCGGCGAGGACGAGACATTGCGCGACGCGCTGGCCTACGCGCTGTGGCGCTCGCCCTGGCGGACGCGGCTCGGCGGGCTGGACGCGTGCCGGCTCGCCGCGGCCGATCTGGTGCGTCATCTTCGGCGCGCTGGCTACGAGGTCCGCCCAGGCCCCCCGATGGAGCCGCACGGGGGGCTTTCCAGAGGCGCGCCGGACGATCAGTCCTCCGCCCACTGACGCAAGAGATTCGCCCGGCTCTTGGCGATCCGGTCATAGGCTTCGGTCTTGCCGCCGGTCCTGAAGACCTCGCGTGCGGCCGCGCCGAGATCGAACAGGATCTCTCGCTGGTCGGCCCGGCGCACGAAGCTGCGCACCCAGCCTACACAGGCCAGGCGCTCGCCTCGGGTCACAGGCGTCACCTCGTGCAGGGCGCCTGTCGGGTAGAGCACCGCGTCACCGGCTTCGAGCTTCACCTCCGTCGCCCCGGCGCTGTCGTAAAGCACCAGCGCGCCGCCTTCATAGCCGGACGGATCGCTGAGAAAGACGGTGAAGGACAGATCGCTGCGGCTGCGCCCCATCAGCGCGTCGTCGACATGGACGCCATACGCCTCGCCCGGCCCGTAAAGGCTGATCATGGTGCGCAGGATGCGGTTCGGAAGGGCGGCTTCCCGGAACGTCTCATGACGATTGAGCGCGGCCTCGACCAGTCGTCTCGCGGTGTCCGCCTGAGGCCCGGGACGCATCTGCCGGTTCGCCTTCACCGCCCTGGCCGCCGCGCCCGCGGTCCGCGCGCCGTCGGAGAACAGGGCGGGATCGGCGGCGAGCTTTCGAACCGCAGCGAGGTCTTCGGCGTTCAAAACCTGTGAAAGGCGATGCAGCATTGCGGGCTTTCTTGCAAATCGTTCGCAGCCGGGCTAGCACGGCCGCCACAAGAAAGAAAAGGACGCGCTCATGGCTATCCGCAAGACCCCGTTGTTCTGGACCGCGAGTCTGGCCGCCGTCGCCGCCGGTTCGCTGGGCGCGTGCGGCGAGCCGGAGACCGGCCGGGAAAGCGCCGATCAGGTCGAACTGACCGATCCCGAAGCGCTGCGCGACGGCGAGGCGGCGATCACGGCGTCTGACGATGAAGCCGGTACACAGACCGAAACCGCGGCCGCGGGTCCCGATCTCGAAGGCGAGGGCGGAGAAGGCGGCGAAGGTGGCGAGGCCGGCGGCGAATTCGGCATCGACCCGGCGATCGCGGCCGACGATCCGGTGGTCTATCTTTCGGCGATCGAGGTGATGCGGGCGCACTATCTGGCGGGCCTCGCCGCGCTGGAAGCGGGAGACCGCAGCGCTGCGTCGGAAATGTTCTCCCACCCGGTCTCCGAGATCTACATCGACTTCGAACCGGTGATCGAGGAGCGCGGCGGCACGGTCATGCTCGAAGAGATGAACGAGGCCGCGGTGCTGCACTTCCAGGGCGCGTCGGACGAGGAGATCCGCAACGCGGTGGTCACCGTGCTCGAGCTTCTCGATCAGAACGAAGAGGTCGCGCCCGCGCCGCGCACCGAACAGGCGCTGGTGGACGCCGAGGTCCTGCTCGATCTCGCCGACCGCGCCGCGCTCCAGTACGGGTTCGCGGCGGGCGAAACCGCCGGCGGGGAAGCCTGGCTCGACGCTTATGGTTTCAACGCCGCCGCCCAGATCTACGCACGGCGCAAGACCGAGGCGATCATCCTCGAGCGCCCTGATCTGGCGCAGGCCATCGCCGAGCTTTTGGTGGTGATGGAGAGCGCGTTCAGCGACTATGATGGACCGGACGAGAGCGCGCCGTCGCCTCAGGCCGTCGCGGATGCGGCGGAGGCGCTGCGCCGTCAGATCGACCCGCCGGGCGACGAGGCGACCGCGCCCTAGGCGGCTACTCCCTGTAGGGCGATACCGACCGGGCCGTCATCGCATAGGCGCTGGCGGCCAGATCGGTGTCCACGCGCTCGATCTCGATGCGCCCTTCCACCCAGACCGGCTCCCACAGGCTGTCGAACCGGATCGGTTCGGGCGAGCGCAGATAGACCACCTGGTTGGGCGGCGGCGCGGGCGAGTGGATGCAGGCGCCGTGATAGGGCAGCAGCAGGAATTCCCGCGCCTCGCCGCGCTGGGCGTAGTTCAGCGGCAGGATGTAGCCCGGCATGCGGACGACCAGCCCGTCGAGATCCTCCACCACGTTGAACGTGCCGATCTGGCCCTCGACCGGGCTCTGATTGAGGAAGCGGCCGAGCATGGAGGGATCGGCCCGGCCCTCGTCCAGCGCCTGGATCGTTTCGAGGTCCTCGTCGGGGATGAGGTCGCGCCAGCTGACCGTTTCAGCCTCGATCGAGGCGTCGACCGGCTCCAGTCCCAGATCCGCGCCCGGAGGCGGCGCTGCGTCCTCTCCGCAGGCGGCGAGCAGGACCAGGCTGGCGGCGAGGGCGAGGCGAAGCGTCATGATCGTTTCCGGTCCGTCGGCGACGTAACAAAGTAACATCCAGAATGGGGATCGCGGTGCCCTGCCGCAAGATGAATCCGAAATCCACGCTGTTTTAAGACCTTTGCGGGATGATCCTCTCCAGAACTGCGGAAAAACGCGGTCAGGAGGGTGGATTGATGGCGCTCGAGGATACGAGCAAACAAACCGTCGCGGCTGAGAGCCGGCGGATGAAACGGCTGCTGGTCGCGCGCAGCGCTGTGCGCGCCGTGCCGATGAATATCGTGAACGCGTTGCTTTTGAGCGTGCTTTTCCTGGGTCATGTCGACCCGGTCGCGCACGGGGCGTGGTTCTCGGTGCTCACGATCGCGGCGCTTCTGCGCCTGGCCTCGATGTGGCGCGCCACCCGCGCCGACCGGGTGCCGACCGACGGCGAGATGCTGCGCTACACCCTGATGAGCGGCGTTGTCGGGCTGTGCTGGGGCGCCACGCCGTTCCTTCTCACCGACTCCACCCCTGCGATCGTCGGTCACGCCGTTGCGCTTGTGATCGCGGGCATGGTCGCCGGCGCGGGCCTGACCAGCGCGGCGGAGCACCGGGTGGTCACCGCCTACGCCGTGCCTGCGCTGGGTCTCTGGGCTGTCTCGCTGGCGCTCGAAGGCACCTGGCAGGGCTTTCTCGTCGCCTTCATGCTGGCGGCCTTCTATCTGGCGATGAACACGCTGACGAAGACCTATTCCAACACGCTGGCCGAAGCGGTCCGCGCCAATGTCGCGCTTGAAGAGGCGCACCGGCACACAGAGGCGCAGGCCGCCGCCCTGTCGCGCCTGGCCGAGCATAACGACCAGGCCGCCCGCCGCGCCGAAGATCAGGCGCGGGCGAGCGCGGCGATGATCGCGAACATGAGCCATGAACTGCGCTCCCCGCTGAACGGCGTGCTCGGCATGGCCCAGCTTCTGGCGGAGAACGATCTGTCCGCGGATCAGAAGCGCATGGCTCGCCGCATCACCGAATCCGGCGAGGAGCTGAACCGGCTCCTGACCGACGTGCTCGACGTCTCGCGCATTGAGGCAGGCAGGCTTGAGCTGAGCCTGGAGGACGTCACCGCCCGGAGCCTCGCCGATAAAGTGCGCCGGCGCATGCAGCCGATCGCCGACGCCAAGGGCGTGGCGTTCGAGGTGCAGGTGTCCGGGGAGGCCGTGCGCCCCTTGCGCGCCGATGAAGAACGGCTCCTGCAGCTCGCCACCATTTTCGTCGGCAACGCCGTGCGCTTCACCGACGCGGGCGGGGTGACCGCCGCCTTCATCGCCAAGCCGGGCGGAGAGGGCGAGGCGCGCCTGCGCGTGCAGGTCCGTGACACCGGATGCGGCGTGCCCGAAAGCGCGCGGCCGAACCTGTTCGACGCGCTGTCGGCGGACAAGATGGACGCGAATATCCGCGAGGCCGGCACCGGTCTCGGGCTCTACCTCGCCAAGCGCCTTGCGCGCCTGATGGACGGCGAGGTCGGCTACGAACCCGCCGCCAGCGGCGCCGGCTCCGTGTTCTGGTTCGAAGTCGGGCTGAAGCTCTCGGGCAAGGCCGACCGCTGGGCGGACGGCGAGCAGCTGACCTTCGAAGCGCGCCGGTTGCGCATGCTGGTGGGCGAGTCCGATCCTGCGCGCCGGTCCGTGCTGCTGGGTTATCTGAAATCGTTCAATTGCGTCGTCACCTGCGTGGAGACGAGCGAGGAACTGGTCGAAGCGCTGGGCGCGGCCGCCTACGACTCGGTCGTGCTGGGTCTGGCGCTCAGCGATTGCGAGCCCGAAGAGGCCGCCGGCGATATCCGGGGTCTTGCGTCGACCGCAGCGATGACGCCGATCGTGCGCCTGGTCCGCGATCTCGAACAGCCCGTTCTGGCTGCGGCGACCGAGACGCGCGTGCGCGCGCCGGTGTCGGCCGACGCCCTGCTGGACGGGCTGAACATGGCGCTGTCCAGCGATGCGGCGGCGCTCGCCAATCTGCGCCGCATCGCCTGATCGGCCTTCACAGGCTGAACGAAGAACGCCGCGGGGCGACCCGCGGCGTTTCTCGTTTCGGAAAGGCGGTGAGCGCCTACGCTGCGCCGCGAGCGGCGTCTTGCGTCTCGCGCTGAAGACGCAGCGCGGCTTCGATCGCGTCGAACAGCCTGTCCTTCTCGATCGGCTTGGCGACATAGCCGTCCATCCCCGCCTCGCGGCAGCGGATCTCGTCGCCGCGCATGGCGTTCGCCGTCAGCGCGATGATCGGAACCCTCGAAGCCGGACCGTCGAGCGCGCGGATGCGGGCGGTGGCCTCGAACCCGTCCATGCCGGGCATCTGCACGTCCATCAGCACCACGTCGTAGGCCGCGCGCTGCACGGCGGCGAGCGCCTGGACGCCGTCCGGCGCCATGTCGCAGCTCCAGCCGCGCAGCTTCAGAAAGCCGCGTACGACCTCCTGGTTGATCGGGTTGTCCTCGGCAACGAGGATGCGCGGGCCGTCGCCCTCGGCTGCCATTTCCGGAACCGCCGCTTCGATATCGACGGGCGCTACGTCCGTCTCGACCGGCGCGGCG carries:
- a CDS encoding helix-turn-helix transcriptional regulator, coding for MSRQVITAPNGDRLVVMPEAEYEALVEAVEDAEDRAVVDAYDRAAAAGLTDPVPSEIVDRLLSGAESKVRIWREHRGLSAVELARAAELSAPYVSQIESGRREPGIDALKRLAAALKVDIDDLV
- a CDS encoding zinc-dependent metalloprotease, whose translation is MRFIRSRWSAALLAAVVAGAPGFAQDAEADEDDDTIESFTEDFERFEGLFTLYRDPEDGDLYMEIGEDQLGEEVIYFTYTENGAPRVGHFRGQFRANRVLTFTKRYGEIEIAAENTNFSFDEDNALSRAADANITRAPLAMLDIEAETPAGEGEDAAPARYLIDVGDLLRGEDLHQIKPTPPRGPAARTTFQLGRLQSGQTRITDVRSYPENTDVVVEYVYHDGTPNGPAGAEITDPRTVAVLLQHSFVAMPEEGFEPRADDFRVGYFGQRVTNLTDTSVTPYDDVINRWRLVKQDPEAEISDPVEPIVWWIENTTPLELRDTIREAALTWNQAFEAAGFSNAIEVRVQPDDADWDAGDIRYNVLRWTSSPTPPFGGYGPSFTNPRTGEIIGADIMLEYVFLTNRIRYSELFEVAGLSQWLPADQLAELTGEPAHMFAHDHEHGAMCNFAEHLQFETQAGVAALRAQGASQVDIDELIRQALHYLVIHEIGHTLGLMHNMGASSGVSLEELASGQTVTHSIMDYPALNLPGEPGASVQYSQEIPGAYDVWAIQYGYTAEDAALPTILARSTERELFLGNDADDMRSPGRHIDPRVMINDLSDDPVAWAEGRVALINDTLARLPEIAVEEGETYQNLLTSYLILSGQRFGAANVASRHVGGIYNNRAVVGQEGAQTPFVPVPRAKQEQALDVLEAAVFGPDAFTVEEAYADRLQRQRRFFDHFPTDEDPSLHARAFAQQQAILAHLVHPNVLNRMGDAARYGGEYPVADYMQDLTAIMFAADVRGEPNTYRQNLQVAYLQQLIAIASPSGPYAPFARSAALASINDVKGWVGPDWLPDLIGSREAKAHRAHLRALIKASGL
- a CDS encoding Fe2+-dependent dioxygenase codes for the protein MLHRLSQVLNAEDLAAVRKLAADPALFSDGARTAGAAARAVKANRQMRPGPQADTARRLVEAALNRHETFREAALPNRILRTMISLYGPGEAYGVHVDDALMGRSRSDLSFTVFLSDPSGYEGGALVLYDSAGATEVKLEAGDAVLYPTGALHEVTPVTRGERLACVGWVRSFVRRADQREILFDLGAAAREVFRTGGKTEAYDRIAKSRANLLRQWAED
- a CDS encoding DUF3299 domain-containing protein gives rise to the protein MTLRLALAASLVLLAACGEDAAPPPGADLGLEPVDASIEAETVSWRDLIPDEDLETIQALDEGRADPSMLGRFLNQSPVEGQIGTFNVVEDLDGLVVRMPGYILPLNYAQRGEAREFLLLPYHGACIHSPAPPPNQVVYLRSPEPIRFDSLWEPVWVEGRIEIERVDTDLAASAYAMTARSVSPYRE
- a CDS encoding hybrid sensor histidine kinase/response regulator; protein product: MKRLLVARSAVRAVPMNIVNALLLSVLFLGHVDPVAHGAWFSVLTIAALLRLASMWRATRADRVPTDGEMLRYTLMSGVVGLCWGATPFLLTDSTPAIVGHAVALVIAGMVAGAGLTSAAEHRVVTAYAVPALGLWAVSLALEGTWQGFLVAFMLAAFYLAMNTLTKTYSNTLAEAVRANVALEEAHRHTEAQAAALSRLAEHNDQAARRAEDQARASAAMIANMSHELRSPLNGVLGMAQLLAENDLSADQKRMARRITESGEELNRLLTDVLDVSRIEAGRLELSLEDVTARSLADKVRRRMQPIADAKGVAFEVQVSGEAVRPLRADEERLLQLATIFVGNAVRFTDAGGVTAAFIAKPGGEGEARLRVQVRDTGCGVPESARPNLFDALSADKMDANIREAGTGLGLYLAKRLARLMDGEVGYEPAASGAGSVFWFEVGLKLSGKADRWADGEQLTFEARRLRMLVGESDPARRSVLLGYLKSFNCVVTCVETSEELVEALGAAAYDSVVLGLALSDCEPEEAAGDIRGLASTAAMTPIVRLVRDLEQPVLAAATETRVRAPVSADALLDGLNMALSSDAAALANLRRIA